A window of Plantibacter sp. PA-3-X8 genomic DNA:
ACGACCGCCCTTCGACAAGCTCAGGGACAGGGACTCGGTCACTGAGCCGCCCCCTCCGGTCACTGAGCCGCCCCCTCCGGTCACTGAGCCTGTCGAAGTGCTACGCCGTGAGCGTGCGGTTCAGCCGTTCGGTCGCGGTGTCCATGTGGTGCTGCATCGCAGCCGTCGCGGCGGCGGGGTCGCCCGACATGATCGCCTCGTAGACGGCCTCGTGCTCCTCGAAGGCGCGCTGTGCGTCGACGTCCTCGTGGATACCGCGCTCCACCCAGATGCGGAGCAGCGAGCGGATGCTCTGCAGGAGGTCGGACAGCACGCGGTTCCCGGTGGCGGAGGCGAGCTCCAGGTGGAACTTGAGGTCGGCCTCGATGAACTTGGTGCGGTTGGCACCCGCCTCGCTCATCGCGGTGAGGTGGTTGCGGAGCCGGTTGCGTGCCATGTCGTCCATGCGCGTCGCGGCGAGGCCGGCGGCGAAGACCTCGAGCTGCCCGCGCACCTCGATGAGTTCGCGGGTCCGTGGTTCGCCGAGCATGAGGCCCCAGCTGAGCGTCTCGGGGAGGAGCTCGGAGACGCTGCCGCGGAGGTAGGTGCCGCTGCCCGGGCGGACGTCGACGACGCCGAGGATCTCGAGCGCCGCGAGCGCCTCGCGGACGGCAGAGCGCCCGATGCCGAGGGATGCGGCGAGCTGGCGTTCCGGTGGGAGGCGGGTCCCCGGGGCGATCTCACCGCTCGTGAAGTGGTCGAGCAGGCGCTTCGCGACGGCGGAGACGGCGGATCCCACGGCGACCGGTCCGAGGCTGGACGAGATGTCGTCGGTCGGCCGATCCGGGAACGCAGGCATGGGTTCACTGTATCGCGGCCCTTCGACAAGCTCAGGGACCCGGAGGGGGGCTTCAGGGACCGGGCGGGGGGCTTCAGGGACCGGGAGGGGTGCTTCAGGGACCGGTAGGGGTGCTTCAGGGACCGGGAGGGTGTTCAGGGACCGGGAGAGGCTCGGGGGCCAGCGATGCTTGAATTGGTCAACCGGTTGATGTATCGTTCATTCCGGTCCGACCCGGACCACGCCCTGCCCGCGGCATCGATGCCGCCCACCCGAGGAGTCATAGTGGACACCACCGCCCCCGCGGCCAATCCGGCTGTCGAGCGATCAGCCATCCGGAAGGTCTCGATCCGTCTCGTGCCGTTCGTGGCGCTGATGTTCTTCATCAACTACCTGGACCGCACCGCGATCGGGTTCGCCGCCCCCAACGGCATGAACGAGGACCTCGCGCTCTCCGCCGCCCAGTTCGGCTTCGCGTCCGGCGTCTTCTTCATCGGCTACATCCTGCTCGAGGTGCCCAGCAACCTCGCGCTCAACAAGTTCGGTGCCCGCCGCTGGCTCGCCCGCATCATGGTCACCTGGGGCATCGTCGCGGTCCTGTTCACCTGGGTCGCCAACTTCGAGCAGCTCGCGATCCTCCGCTTCGTGCTCGGTGTGGCCGAAGCCGGCTTCTTCCCCGGCGCGATCCTCTTCCTGAGCCTCTGGGTCCCGGCCAAGCACCGCAGCAAGATCCTCGCCCTCTTCTACCTGGCGCAGCCGCTCACCACCGTCATCGGCGCACCCCTCGCCGGGTGGCTCATCGGCCAGCACGGCGTGTTCTTCGGCCTCGAGGGCTGGCGGTTCATGTTCCTCGGCGTCGGTCTCCCGGCCATCCTCATCGGTGTCATCGCCTGGTTCTACCTGAAGGACCGCCCCGCGGACGCCAAGTGGCTGACCACCGAGGAGCAGGTCTGGCTCACGGCGGCTCTCGCACATGAGAAGGCCACCACGGAGCAGAAGCAGGGCCACGTCAGCCTCAAGCACGCGTTCACGAGCGGTCGTGTCTGGATGCTCGCGTTCATCTACTTCGGCTTCATCTACGGCCTCTACGCGCTCGGCTTCTTCCTCCCCACGATCATCGAGGGCTTCCAGGAGACGTTCGGGACCGAGTTCAACGTCATGCAGAAGGGCCTCATCACGGCGATCCCGTACGTGCCGGCCGCCATCGCCCTGTACTTCTGGTCTCGTGACGCGACGCGTCGTGGCCTGAAGACCTGGCACATCGTGATCCCCGCGATCGTCGGCGCCGTGAGCATCCCGCTCGCGCTCTTCGCCAACTCGCCCGCCCTCACCATCGCGATCATCGCGGTCACGGCCATGGCGATCTTCGCCGCGCTGCCGAACTTCTGGACGCTGCCCACACAGTTCCTCACCGGTGCGGCAGCGGCTGCCGGCATCGCGCTCATCAACACGGTCGGCAACCTCGCCGGCTTCTCGGCGCCGTACATCACCGGCGCCGTCGCGGACCTCACCAAGGTCGGCGACACCCCGCAGTACGTCGTCCCGATGTTCATCGTCGGTGGCTTCATGATGATCTCCGCCACGCTCATGGTGATCCTCTCCAAGCAGCGGAGCTCTCGCGAGCTGCGCGTCTCGCACGACGACCTCACGGGCAAGACCCGATGACGCGCCTCTTCAACGACCCGGCGGACTTCGCCGACGAGATGATCGACGGCTTCGTCGCCGCGAACCGCAACCAGGTCCGGCGCGTGACCGGCGGCGTCGTCCGGAGCACCCGGACGCCCGAGGGCACGGTCGCGCTCGTCATCGGCGGTGGCTCCGGCCACTACCCGGCGTTCGGCGGCATCGTCGGACAGGGCCTCGCTCATGGCGCGGCGATGGGCAACCTGTTCGCCTCGCCGTCCGCGCACCAGGTGGAGTCGGTCGCGAAGGCGGCGCAGCGCGGCGGCGGCGTCCTCCTCAGCTACGGCAACTACGCCGGTGATGTCCTCCACTTCACCCAGGCACAGGACGCCCTCAACGCGGCGGGCATCCCCACCCGCAGCGTCGCCGTCACCGACGACATCTCGAGCGCGCCCCTCGCCGAGAAGCACAAGCGTCGGGGCATCGCCGGCGACCTCACCGTCTTCAAGTCCGCCGCCGCCGCGGCCGAGGCGGGCTACGACCTCGACGAGGTCGTCCGCGTCGCCACCCACGCGAACGAGCGCACCCGGTCCTTCGGTGTCGCCTTCAGCGGCTGCACCCTGCCGGGCGCGACCGAGCCGCTGTTCACCGTGCCCGAGGGCCGCATGGCGGTCGGCATGGGCATCCACGGCGAGCCCGGTATCGACGAGACCGACGTGCCGACGGCCGATGAGCTCGCCTCGCTGCTCGTCTCCTCGCTGCTCGCGGAACTGCCCGAGGGCGTCTCCGAGGCCACGGGCGCGCGCGTCGGGGTCATCCTCAACGGCCTCGGCTCGGTGAAGTACGAGGAACTGTTCGTCGTCTACCGTGCGGTCGCCGCACAGCTCGAGGCCGCAGGGGTGGAGATCGTCGATCCCGAGGTCGGCGAGCTCGTCACGAGCTTCGACATGGCCGGCGTGTCGCTCACGCTCTTCTGGTTGGACGAGGAGCTCGAGGGCTTCTGGGCTGCCGGTGCCGACACCCCCGCCTACCGCAAGGGCGTCGTCGCAGCGGCCGAGCAGCTCGACCCCTCGGAGCTCGTCGCCGAGACGGCTGCCGAGATCCCCGAGTCCACTGACGAGTCACGGGCAGCCGCCGCGGTCGTGGTCGAGGCCCTCGACGCGCTGGTCCAGGTCATCGACACGAACGTCGAGGAGCTCGGACGGATCGACGCCGTCGCGGGTGACGGCGACCACGGCATCGGCATGCAGCGCGGTGCTCGTGCCGCCGTCACCGCCGCACACGCCGCCGCCGATGCCGGGGCCGGTGCCCACACCGTCCTGCACCTGGCCGGCGACGCCTGGGCGGACCGCGCCGGCGGCACGTCCGGCGCCCTGTGGGGCCTCGCGCTCCGCTCGGTCGGAACCGCCCTCGGCGACGAGGCCGCACCAGGCCGC
This region includes:
- a CDS encoding FadR/GntR family transcriptional regulator — encoded protein: MPAFPDRPTDDISSSLGPVAVGSAVSAVAKRLLDHFTSGEIAPGTRLPPERQLAASLGIGRSAVREALAALEILGVVDVRPGSGTYLRGSVSELLPETLSWGLMLGEPRTRELIEVRGQLEVFAAGLAATRMDDMARNRLRNHLTAMSEAGANRTKFIEADLKFHLELASATGNRVLSDLLQSIRSLLRIWVERGIHEDVDAQRAFEEHEAVYEAIMSGDPAAATAAMQHHMDTATERLNRTLTA
- a CDS encoding MFS transporter, producing MDTTAPAANPAVERSAIRKVSIRLVPFVALMFFINYLDRTAIGFAAPNGMNEDLALSAAQFGFASGVFFIGYILLEVPSNLALNKFGARRWLARIMVTWGIVAVLFTWVANFEQLAILRFVLGVAEAGFFPGAILFLSLWVPAKHRSKILALFYLAQPLTTVIGAPLAGWLIGQHGVFFGLEGWRFMFLGVGLPAILIGVIAWFYLKDRPADAKWLTTEEQVWLTAALAHEKATTEQKQGHVSLKHAFTSGRVWMLAFIYFGFIYGLYALGFFLPTIIEGFQETFGTEFNVMQKGLITAIPYVPAAIALYFWSRDATRRGLKTWHIVIPAIVGAVSIPLALFANSPALTIAIIAVTAMAIFAALPNFWTLPTQFLTGAAAAAGIALINTVGNLAGFSAPYITGAVADLTKVGDTPQYVVPMFIVGGFMMISATLMVILSKQRSSRELRVSHDDLTGKTR
- a CDS encoding dihydroxyacetone kinase family protein; its protein translation is MTRLFNDPADFADEMIDGFVAANRNQVRRVTGGVVRSTRTPEGTVALVIGGGSGHYPAFGGIVGQGLAHGAAMGNLFASPSAHQVESVAKAAQRGGGVLLSYGNYAGDVLHFTQAQDALNAAGIPTRSVAVTDDISSAPLAEKHKRRGIAGDLTVFKSAAAAAEAGYDLDEVVRVATHANERTRSFGVAFSGCTLPGATEPLFTVPEGRMAVGMGIHGEPGIDETDVPTADELASLLVSSLLAELPEGVSEATGARVGVILNGLGSVKYEELFVVYRAVAAQLEAAGVEIVDPEVGELVTSFDMAGVSLTLFWLDEELEGFWAAGADTPAYRKGVVAAAEQLDPSELVAETAAEIPESTDESRAAAAVVVEALDALVQVIDTNVEELGRIDAVAGDGDHGIGMQRGARAAVTAAHAAADAGAGAHTVLHLAGDAWADRAGGTSGALWGLALRSVGTALGDEAAPGRSDVATGVQAAVDGIMSFGKAEVGQKTMVDALVPFTTTLRAAVADGSDLVAAWTTAATAASTAAAETADLLPKMGRARPHAEKSLGTVDAGAYSFGLIVTAIVPVLERAASTTAPDGSTSTTTNEGVHA